A segment of the Microbacterium luteolum genome:
CTCGGCACCGGATCGATGGCCCTCGTGTTCGCCGCCACCATCACCGACACCTGGTTCGCGACGCGGCGAGGGCTCGTCTCCGGGGTTCTCACGGCGGGCAGCGCCACCGGACAGCTGATCTTCCTGCCGGTGATCGCCGCGGCCGCCGAGGACGTCGGCTGGCGGGGAGCATCCCTGATCATCGCGGGAGGAGCACTCGCGGTCGCACCCCTGGTCTGGATCTTCCTGCGCAACCGACCGAGTGACCTGGGCGTCACGCGCTACGGCGAGACCGAGCCGTACTCAGCGCCGGCGCCGACTCCGCGCGGCTCGGCCTGGGGCGCGGCACGACTCGCGCTCACCACGCTGCGGGATGCCGCGCGCACCAAGACCTTCTGGGCCCTCGCGATCGGTTTCGCGATCTGCGGTGCGACCACCAACGGCCTGATCGGCACGCACTTCATCCCGAGCGCGCACGACCACGGGATGGCGACGACGACAGCCGCGGGCCTGCTCGCAGTCGTCGGCGTCTTCGACATCGTCGGGACCGTGTTCTCGGGCTGGCTGACCGACCGCGTCAACCCCCGCATCCTCCTCGCCGCGTACTACGCCCTGCGCGGCGTGAGCCTGCTGTTCCTGCCGAGCCTGCTCTCGGCCGAGGTGCAGCCGAGCATCATCGTCTTCATCGTGATCTACGGGCTCGACTGGGTCGCCACGGTCCCGCCGACCATCGCCCTCTGCCGCGAGGTGTTCGGCACCAAGGGCCCGCTGGTCTTCGGCTGGGTGTTCGCGGCGCACCAGATCGGCGCCGGCATCGCATCGATCCTCGCCGGGATCGTGCGCGACCAGACCGGCCAGTACACGTTCGCGTGGTTCGCCGCCGCCGGGCTGTGCGCGGTGGCGGCCCTGGTCAGTGCGACGATTCGCCGACACAGGCCTCGAGCGACAGCATCCGAACCCGCCGTCGCTCCCCGCCGATAGCCCGCCGACCCGGCCCTTTCTGCGCGAACCGGCCCCTTGAGCGCGTCCTCAAAGGGGCGGCTCGCACGCAAAGGGGCGGCTCGGCAAAAAAGAGACCGTGCCTCAGAGCACCTTCGAGAGGAAGTCCTTCAGGCGCTCGTTCTTCGGGGCGCCGAACAGCTCGGCGGGCGGGGCCTCCTCGACGACGACGCCGCCGTCCATGAAGACCGTGCGACCAGAGACCTCGCGGGCGAAGCCCATCTCGTGCGTGACCAGCACCATGGTCATGCCGCCCGACGCGAGGTCGCGGATCACCTGCAGCACCTCACCCACCATCTCGGGGTCGAGCGCACTCGTCGCCTCGTCGAACAGCATGATCTCGGGGTCCATCGCGAGCGCACGGGCGATCGCCACGCGCTGCTTCTGACCGCCGGAGAGGGATGCCGGCTTCGCATCCGCCTTCTCCGCCAGGCCCACGCGGTCGAGCAGCGACAGCGCACGCTCGCGGGCCTGCGCCTTCGACAGCCTGCCGAGCTCGATCGGCGCGAGGGTGATGTTCTCGAGCACGGTCATGTGCGGGAACAGGTTGAAGTGCTGGAAGACCATGCCGATGCGCTGACGCACCTCGTCGAGCTTCACGCTCTTGTCGGTCAGGTCCACCCCGTCGATGACGATGTGGCCCGACGTGGGCTCTTCGAGCTTGTTCAGGCAGCGCAGCAGCGTCGACTTGCCGGAACCCGACGGGCCGATGACCGCGATGACCTCTCCGTCCTCGACGGCGAGATCGATGCCCTTGAGCACCTGGTTGTCCCCGAACGACTTGTGCAGACCCCGGACCTCGATCTTGCTCATGCGTTGAACTTCCTCTCCAGGCGGTTCGCGAGCAGCGTCAGCAGCGTGATCACGACGAAGTAGATGATGGCGACGATGGTCAGCACCTGTGCCGACAGATAGGTGGAGGCGATGATCTGGCGCGAGACGAACGTGAGCTCGGCCAGGCCGATCACGCTGATCAGCGACGTGTCCTTGAGGGTGATGATGCCCTGGTTCACGAACGACGGGATCATGATGCGGAAGGCCTGCGGAAGGACGACCTTCTGCATCGTCTTCCAGTGCCCGAGGCCGAGCGAGCGCGAGGCCTCGGTCTGCCCGGGATCGACGGCCTGGATGCCGCCGCGGATGATCTCGGTCATGTAGGCACCCGTGTTGAGCGAGAGCGTGATCGCACCGGCGACGAACGGGTTGAAGGTCAGACCGGGGAACAGCTGCGGGATGGCGAAGAAGACGAAGAACGCCTGGACGAGGATCGGCGTGCCGCGGAAGACGAAGACGTAGGCGGTCGCGAGCCAGCGGAAGGGGGCGAACTTCGAGATGCGGCCGAACCCGAACACCAGTCCGAGGATGAAGGCGGCGACGAGGGCGACGAGGGTCGCGAGGATCGTCAGCCAGAGGCCCTGCATGAGAGCGGGCCAGTACTGCACCGCGACCGAGATGATGTCGGTCGCCTGCGTCGACGTCTCGCCGCCAGCGAGATACGTGTCGACGATCTCGTCGTACTCGCCGGACTCCTGCAGGTTCGCGAGGCCCGCGTTGAACATCTCGATGAGCTCGGGGTTCATCCCCTTGTTGACCGCGAAGCCGTACTCGCCGCCGAGCTCGGGTTCGCCGACCAGGCGGAACCCGGAGCCCTGCTGGATGCCGTAGGCCAGCACCGGGAAGTCCTCGAAGTAGCCGACCGCCTGGCCGGCCTTCACGGCATCGACCATGTCGGTCGTGTCGGAGTAGGGGGTGACCTTGAAGCCGTACTCGTCCTGGTTCTCCTCGGCGAAGGTCTGTCCCTGGGTACCGGTCTTGACCGCCACGGCCTCGCCGTCGAGGTCGTCGAGGGACTGGATGTCGCTGGACTCGAGCACCCCGAGCTGGATGCCGCTGGTGAAGTACGGGTCACTGAAGTCGAAGGTCTGCTTGCGCTCGTCGGTGATCGACATGCCGGCCATGACGGCATCCACCTGGTTCGCCTGCAGCGCCTGCACGGCCGCGTCGAATCCGAGCTGACGGATCTCGACCTCGAAGCCCTGATCCTTCGCGATCGCGCGGAGCAGATCCATGTCGATGCCGACGAGGTCGCCGCTCGCGTCGGTGAACTCGAACGGCGCGAACGTGGTGTCGGTGCCGATGACGTAGGTCTCGCCGTCTTCGGCGGCGACGGCGCTCGACGCCCCGCCGAGAAGTGCGCCGACGGCGACGAACGCGGTGAGCGCGGCGGCGACGGCGGTGCGGCCGAGACCTCGCATGCGCGCGGAGGGTGTGCGGATCACGACGGATGCTCCTCGGGATCGGATGATGCGACCGGACAGCCGCCGATCATCCACCCTAACGGGCAGCCGTTCACACGCCGGGCCGCAGGGCGATCCAGTATCGCCGCAGCATCCCCTGCCCGCGCTCGGACTGGTCGCTCACGTCCTGCAGCACGCCGCCCGCCTTCTCGATCGTGCGCGCGGATGCGA
Coding sequences within it:
- a CDS encoding MFS transporter, which produces MTAESVGEPTGTPPTEGPVARPRRFHPAWTVALVALIALIGAAGFRAAPGVLMVPLEEEFGWTTAELSLAVSINLLLYGLIAPFAAALMQRFGIRAVTVVALFVIGAGAALSVFVATPGQLILTWGVLIGLGTGSMALVFAATITDTWFATRRGLVSGVLTAGSATGQLIFLPVIAAAAEDVGWRGASLIIAGGALAVAPLVWIFLRNRPSDLGVTRYGETEPYSAPAPTPRGSAWGAARLALTTLRDAARTKTFWALAIGFAICGATTNGLIGTHFIPSAHDHGMATTTAAGLLAVVGVFDIVGTVFSGWLTDRVNPRILLAAYYALRGVSLLFLPSLLSAEVQPSIIVFIVIYGLDWVATVPPTIALCREVFGTKGPLVFGWVFAAHQIGAGIASILAGIVRDQTGQYTFAWFAAAGLCAVAALVSATIRRHRPRATASEPAVAPRR
- a CDS encoding amino acid ABC transporter substrate-binding protein/permease; this translates as MIRTPSARMRGLGRTAVAAALTAFVAVGALLGGASSAVAAEDGETYVIGTDTTFAPFEFTDASGDLVGIDMDLLRAIAKDQGFEVEIRQLGFDAAVQALQANQVDAVMAGMSITDERKQTFDFSDPYFTSGIQLGVLESSDIQSLDDLDGEAVAVKTGTQGQTFAEENQDEYGFKVTPYSDTTDMVDAVKAGQAVGYFEDFPVLAYGIQQGSGFRLVGEPELGGEYGFAVNKGMNPELIEMFNAGLANLQESGEYDEIVDTYLAGGETSTQATDIISVAVQYWPALMQGLWLTILATLVALVAAFILGLVFGFGRISKFAPFRWLATAYVFVFRGTPILVQAFFVFFAIPQLFPGLTFNPFVAGAITLSLNTGAYMTEIIRGGIQAVDPGQTEASRSLGLGHWKTMQKVVLPQAFRIMIPSFVNQGIITLKDTSLISVIGLAELTFVSRQIIASTYLSAQVLTIVAIIYFVVITLLTLLANRLERKFNA
- a CDS encoding amino acid ABC transporter ATP-binding protein — encoded protein: MSKIEVRGLHKSFGDNQVLKGIDLAVEDGEVIAVIGPSGSGKSTLLRCLNKLEEPTSGHIVIDGVDLTDKSVKLDEVRQRIGMVFQHFNLFPHMTVLENITLAPIELGRLSKAQARERALSLLDRVGLAEKADAKPASLSGGQKQRVAIARALAMDPEIMLFDEATSALDPEMVGEVLQVIRDLASGGMTMVLVTHEMGFAREVSGRTVFMDGGVVVEEAPPAELFGAPKNERLKDFLSKVL